The genomic region GCTTCTCCTTCTAAAATTTGGAAAAAGATGCCGCCAGAACAAAGCAAGACTCCGGTAATCCCATCCCGTTGGTTGTTGCGACGCGAAACTTGTCCGATCCCTTCAACCTCTTCTGGGGAAAGCGGTCGAGAAAATTTACTAATATAGGTCAGTCTTTTCATTTTAAAAAGAGCTATTCAATACGATGCGATCGCCCGAATTACCCCAGGTTTTAAATCGGAGGGGAAGATAACGAATGATAACACAATGATAGATACTTGATTTATTAAAAGTGATACAAACCCAAGAAAACATCGGTCTCGATCGCAATTGTGACATAGAATTTCTCGATTCGTCAGCAGATAAGAACGTCTCGATCGATCGTATTCTGGAGAAGCAGTAAGTCATCAGTACGACTCACCCGTAAATTTTAATGCAGGCGATTACAGGAAAGACAAAACTCCTCGGGGTCATCGGTCATCCCGTGGAACATTCCCTCTCCCCGGTGATGCACAATGCGGCGATCGCGGCCCTGTCCGCCACTGAAGGGGAGCAAGTCGATTACGTTTACCTTCCTTTCCCGGTCAAACCGGAGGGTTTAAGTGCGGCAGTTGCCGGGTTTGAGGCGGTCGGTTTGTGCGGTTTTAATATCACAATACCTCACAAGCAGTCGATCGTCGCCTTCTTGGACGAAGTGTCTCCGGTCGCGCGGGCGGTGGGGGCGGTGAATACGGTGTGGCGCACCCCCACGGGATGGGCCGGGACGAATACGGACGTGGAGGGCTTTTTGGCGCCGTTACGGGCGCGCGATCGCCCCTGGAAGGGAACCCAAGCGACGATTTTAGGGGCGGGGGGCGCCGCGCGGGCGATCGTGGCGGGCTGTGCGGAACTGGGGTGCGAGGCGATCGTCGTGGTGGGTCGCGATCGCGCCAAACTCGACATTTTCGCGCGCAGTTGGGCGGAATCGCCGATCGCGATCGCCCCGCTTTCAATGGGCCTCTGGGAGGATCTGCCCGCCGTGTTGGCGCAAACAGACTTGCTGGTCAATGCGACTCCGGTGGGGATGCACCCCCAGGTGGATCGCACTCCAGTCGAGGCGTCGCTACTGGCCCAATTACCTGCCGAGGCGATCGTCTACGACCTCATTTATACCCCCAATCCGACGCGGTTGTTGCGAGAGGCGCGCCAAGTCGGCGCCGTGGCGATCGACGGCTTGGAAATGTTGGTGCAACAAGGGGCCGCCGCCTTACAACTCTGGTTAAATCGACCCGTTCCCGTGGACGTGATGCGTCGGT from Oxynema aestuarii AP17 harbors:
- a CDS encoding shikimate dehydrogenase, translating into MQAITGKTKLLGVIGHPVEHSLSPVMHNAAIAALSATEGEQVDYVYLPFPVKPEGLSAAVAGFEAVGLCGFNITIPHKQSIVAFLDEVSPVARAVGAVNTVWRTPTGWAGTNTDVEGFLAPLRARDRPWKGTQATILGAGGAARAIVAGCAELGCEAIVVVGRDRAKLDIFARSWAESPIAIAPLSMGLWEDLPAVLAQTDLLVNATPVGMHPQVDRTPVEASLLAQLPAEAIVYDLIYTPNPTRLLREARQVGAVAIDGLEMLVQQGAAALQLWLNRPVPVDVMRRSLQEHLGSI